In Perca flavescens isolate YP-PL-M2 chromosome 7, PFLA_1.0, whole genome shotgun sequence, the following proteins share a genomic window:
- the zhx3b gene encoding zinc fingers and homeoboxes protein 3, with protein sequence MASKRKSTTPCMIPSKIIRPADEVEQDSLVLLRHSRISGGGRHSPLDPGESSKPELGDAVKDGAGTYTCKPCNFETHDLNLFLDHVYSGHPDFRADPSFFCVSCGFSAPKFEGLALHNARVHPSTLNTTLQLRKRDRRVVVEQNLVTGAETGKDSEISITKTPIMRMLKGKSESKRIVVSHPVSDEPSSDPHSISASRETDRKEPTAVTVTHVSTIVHNGTTKVTLPSGIQIVNGSGALPVLKTPITQVVSVVQSRSLHQSAPITAYSNISAASYSTSKNLPKVMIPLSSIPTYSASMDSSSFLKTSFSKFPYPTKAELCYLTVVTKFPEEQIKIWFTAQRLKQGISWSPEEIEEARRKMFNTIIQTAPSSSHNQSQSNHSPAQHTITVLPASLGATGIPHILQGSLVSQGGVIVTQPVMANGIQVSSAPVALAVTPKPQAAARPMMQARPAAALVADKGISMVVGTVGSSSSTGSNIISSSSSSSSSSSSSRSGRGDTSSIITSSQASVINLSLGGSNLSDAKVSSVNGKHNSANADCNNKSNSNITSHVNAKNLNISKANNTSSVKSDNKVTTGSKNTTDNRSNNKTGSDGHKSKDTNGSSNKNNTTSTSADDVDTATSDSPAIKMEEASSPASKSSSPSPAAPLSSTLGSQTPVNAFLDPSFYKGKKSQGQLNTLKDSFQVSQFPDQEEVDRLIALTGLTVREVRKWFSDRRYHYRNLKGTRSSTGGQNKSGTGVGAGSASSTSGSGSANPVDLTESSCNSGAKTPQHNSAPLSPTASQTPTSPTTPSRRLPRPPSPDFTAIRYKEREPHQVKALEASFGQDPDPAGEEVDRLRAETKMTRREIHGWFADRRKRVAAEKKKEDAERAMREEMEVDGEERQKEECSGELKVNPIKINLKMLKVTEANGKAEGEGLDSPFQSSNTTASSPGPTPSSTPKPSQPSTPTPKPSPSPKPSAIRGKKTAEQLRLLKQVYARTQWPSATQYDELISATGLPRPEVVRWFGDCRYVQKNGQLKWLEAYQSMALEEELNEANAQILQAHRDVHGSLEESQLQELAEASSLTADLVRYWFSTKASLPHLEQTAAAYEKEPRPVAPEAAAEPRTTGSFPMEPQPGGGTEEKMEQSVCGVATEAEEDNADETVNPTKGTD encoded by the exons ATGGCCAGCAAGAGGAAGTCTACCACTCCTTGTATGATTCCCAGCAAGATCATACGCCCAGCAGATGAGGTTGAACAGGACTCTCTGGTTCTTCTCCGTCACTCCAGGATTTCTGGAGGGGGCAGACATAGCCCGCTCGACCCAGGAGAGTCTTCCAAACCAGAGCTGGGGGACGCTGTCAAAGATGGTGCTGGCACATACACCTGTAAGCCTTGTAACTTTGAAACGCATGATCTTAACTTGTTCTTGGATCACGTGTACTCTGGGCACCCAGACTTTCGTGCGGACCCCAGCTTCTTTTGCGTGAGCTGTGGGTTTTCAGCGCCCAAGTTTGAAGGGCTGGCCCTGCATAATGCCAGGGTTCACCCCAGCACATTGAACACAACTCTGCAGCTGAGGAAGAGGGACAGGAGAGTAGTAGTGGAGCAGAATCTGGTGACTGGGGCAGAGACAGGGAAGGATAGCGAGATCTCCATCACTAAGACCCCGATTATGAGGATGCTGAAGGGCAAATCGGAGTCTAAGCGGATAGTGGTGTCTCACCCAGTCTCCGACGAACCTTCCTCAGACCCACACTCTATCTCTGCGTCCAGAGAGACTGACAGAAAAGAGCCTACTGCAGTGACAGTCACACATGTTTCCACAATTGTCCACAATGGAACAACCAAGGTCACTCTGCCCTCAGGAATCCAGATAGTCAACGGCTCTGGAGCATTACCAGTGCTCAAGACTCCCATCACACAG GTGGTCTCAGTGGTTCAAAGCAGAAGCCTTCATCAAtctgcaccaatcacagcctACTCAAATATTTCCGCTGCTTCGTATTCAACCTCCAAAAATCTCCCCAAG GTGATGATTCCTTTGAGCAGCATCCCTACCTACAGTGCCTCCATGGACTCCTCTTCCTTCCTGAAGACCTCCTTCAGTAAGTTCCCGTACCCCACGAAGGCGGAGCTCTGCTACCTGACTGTGGTCACAAAGTTCCCTGAAGAGCAGATCAAGATCTGGTTCACAGCTCAGAGACTAAAACAAGGCATCAGCTGGTCTCCTGAGGAGATCGAGGAGGCCAGGAGAAAGATGTTCAACACCATCATCCAGACTGCACCTTCCAGCTCGCACAACCAGAGCCAGAGTAACCATAGCCCGGCCCAACACACAATCACAGTCCTGCCTGCCTCACTGGGGGCTACTGGGATCCCTCACATTCTGCAGGGCTCTCTTGTCAGCCAAGGAGGGGTAATCGTCACGCAGCCTGTAATGGCAAATGGTATTCAGGTTAGCAGTGCACCCGTGGCCCTGGCTGTCACACCTAAGCCCCAGGCAGCAGCCCGCCCCATGATGCAGGCCCGACCTGCTGCCGCCCTAGTGGCAGACAAAGGCATCAGCATGGTGGTGGGGACGgtgggcagcagcagcagcactgggAGCAACAttattagcagcagcagcagcagtagtagtagtagtagtagtagtaggagtGGAAGAGGAGACACTAGCAGTATTATTACTAGCAGTCAAGCTAGTGTCATCAACCTTAGTCTAGGAGGCAGCAATCTTAGTGATGCTAAGGTTAGCAGTGTTAATGGTAAACACAATAGTGCTAATGCAGACTGCAATAACAAGAGCAATAGTAATATCACCAGCCATGTCAATGCTAAGAACTTAAATATCAGCAAAGCCAACAACACCAGCAGTGTGAAGAGTGACAACAAAGTAACCACAGGAAGCAAAAACACCACAGACAACAGATCTAATAACAAAACAGGCAGTGATGGACataagagcaaagataccaacggtagcagcaacaaaaacaacacaactaGCACAAGTGCAGATGATGTTGACACCGCCACCAGTGACTCTCCCGCCATCAAAATGGAGGAGGCGTCTTCCCCTGCCTCAAAGTCTTCTTCCCCCTCTCCTGCAGCCCCTTTAAGCAGCACACTTGGCTCCCAGACACCTGTTAACGCATTCCTGGACCCCAGCTTTTACAAGGGCAAGAAGTCTCAGGGGCAGCTCAACACTCTGAAGGACAGTTTCCAGGTCAGCCAGTTTCCCGACCAGGAGGAGGTGGACCGCCTCATTGCTCTGACTGGGCTCACAGTACGAGAGGTCCGCAAGTGGTTCAGTGACCGGCGCTACCACTATCGCAACCTCAAAGGGACACGCTCCAGCACAGGCGGACAGAATAAGTCTGGCACTGGAGTGGGAGCAGGGAGCGCTTCAAGTACCTCAGGGAGTGGCAGTGCCAACCCTGTTGATCTGACTGAAAGTAGCTGCAACTCTGGTGCAAAAACGCCCCAGCACAACTCTGCACCCCTGAGCCCAACGGCATCACAGACTCCCACCTCTCCCACCACACCTTCCCGCCGACTCCCCAGACCTCCTTCTCCTGACTTCACAGCTATTCGCTACAAGGAGAGAGAGCCTCATCAG GTAAAGGCTTTAGAGGCCAGTTTTGGCCAGGACCCTGACCCAGCAGGGGAGGAAGTGGACAGACTGCGAGCTGAGACCAAGATGACCAGAAGGGAGATCCATGGCTGGTTCGCTGACAGGAGGAAGAGAGTGGCagctgagaaaaagaaagaggacgCGGAGCGTGCGATGAGAGAGGAGATGGAAGTTGATggggaggagagacagaaggaggagtGTTCAGGAGAACTGAAAGTCAACCCTATTAAAATCAATCTGAAGATGCTCAAGGTGACCGAGGCCAACGGCAAAGCAGAGGGCGAAGGGTTGGATAGCCCGTTTCAATCCAGCAACACAACTGCATCTTCCCCAGGCCCAACTCCATCCTCCACCCCCAAACCATCCCAACCCTCCACCCCAACACCCAAACCATCCCCCTCCCCCAAACCCTCAGCCATTCGAGGTAAGAAGACAGCGGAGCAGCTGCGATTGCTCAAACAAGTCTACGCCCGTACCCAGTGGCCCAGCGCTACTCAGTATGATGAACTGATCTCTGCCACTGGACTGCCCAGACCTGAGGTAGTGCGCTGGTTTGGGGACTGCCGTTACGTGCAGAAGAACGGCCAGCTGAAGTGGCTGGAAGCTTACCAGAGCATGGCTCTGGAAGAGGAACTCAATGAGGCGAACGCACAGATTCTCCAGGCCCACCGCGACGTCCACGGCAGCCTGGAGGAGTCGCAG TTGCAGGAACTGGCTGAGGCTAGCAGTTTAACAGCAGACTTGGTGCGATATTGGTTCTCCACCAAGGCATCTTTGCCCCATTTGGAACAAACTGCTGCTGCTTATGAGAAAGAACCAAGACCAGTTGCaccagaagcagcagcagagccacGAACAACGGGATCCTTCCCAATGGAGCCGCAGCCAGGAGGAGGGACGGAGGAGAAAATGGAGCAGTCGGTGTGTGGTGTCGCCACAGAAGCAGAGGAGGACAACGCTGACGAGACTGTGAATCCTACCAAAG GAACCGATTAA